A portion of the Verrucomicrobiota bacterium genome contains these proteins:
- a CDS encoding thymidylate synthase yields the protein MTPYLDLLRLVLEQGQLRTDRTGTGTRSWFGAQARFPLSDGFPLLTTKKVHFKSIAYELLWFLRGDTNVRWLQQHGVTIWDEWADANGNLGSVYGAQWRKWRTPDGREIDQIQQVLDLIKTKPDSRRIIVSAWNPAEISSMALPPCHTLFQFYVSGDQLDCQLYQRSADLFLGVPFNIASYALLTMMVAQVCGLKPGTFVHTFGDLHLYQNHLEQARLQLSRVPKPLPTLKLNPRVTNLFEFQYEDIELIGYDPHPAIKAPIAV from the coding sequence ATGACCCCATATCTTGATTTGTTACGGCTGGTATTGGAGCAGGGCCAACTGCGCACCGACCGTACGGGTACTGGCACCCGGTCCTGGTTTGGCGCGCAAGCCCGTTTCCCACTGAGCGATGGTTTCCCGCTGCTCACCACGAAGAAGGTTCATTTCAAGTCCATCGCTTATGAATTGCTGTGGTTTCTGCGTGGTGATACCAATGTGCGATGGCTCCAACAGCATGGCGTGACGATTTGGGACGAATGGGCGGATGCGAACGGCAACTTGGGCAGTGTTTATGGGGCGCAATGGCGCAAGTGGCGCACTCCGGATGGTCGGGAGATTGACCAAATCCAACAGGTCCTTGATCTCATTAAGACGAAGCCCGACAGCCGTCGGATCATTGTCAGCGCTTGGAACCCGGCGGAAATAAGCTCGATGGCCCTGCCGCCCTGCCACACCCTGTTCCAGTTTTACGTCAGTGGGGATCAATTGGATTGCCAACTGTATCAACGCAGCGCCGATTTGTTCCTGGGTGTTCCCTTCAACATCGCCTCCTATGCGTTACTGACCATGATGGTCGCGCAGGTGTGCGGCCTGAAGCCCGGTACCTTTGTGCATACGTTCGGCGATCTGCACCTCTACCAAAACCATTTGGAACAAGCCCGCCTGCAGCTTTCCCGTGTACCCAAGCCCCTCCCGACCTTAAAGTTGAATCCGCGTGTCACCAACCTGTTTGAATTCCAATACGAGGATATCGAGTTGATCGGTTACGATCCGCATCCCGCCATCAAAGCGCCGATTGCGGTTTGA
- a CDS encoding glycosyltransferase: MPLPITSQPRVRVDGKFFRLGDQKFYLKGVTYGPFAPDAQGETFASPEQTRRDFALLRDLGANVVRVYHVPQRWLLDLALEYGLRLLIDIPWNKHVCFLDSTNEKKAARLAVQEAARMGAGHPAVFAYSVVNEIPPDIVRWSGARRIAEFIDDLVEEVKDIDPECLCTFTNYPPTEYLRPQNLDFFCFNVYLHHRRPFENYLARLQMIADSKPIILGEFGVDSIREGEERKCELLGWQIEDAFRGGLAGTVVFSFTDDWWRAGQRVSDWAMGITTRDRLPKASFETVKQAFAIAPHFPLIQCPKVSVVVASYNGGRTLKACLDSLGKLNYPNYEVILVDDGSTDATPQIASLYHNIRYIRHENRGLSVARNTGIALAEGEIVAFTDSDCRADEDWLYYLVGDLTSSKFTGIGGHNFLPPEDSLIAAAVMASPGGPAHVMLNDRLAEHIPGCNMAFYKWALDEIGGFDPIYRKAGDDVDVCWRLQQRGYRIGFTPAGFVWHYRRSTVNAYLKQQGGYGEAEALLVRKHPEYFSSLGGSIWAGRIYTAAKLGVATRKNIIYHGVFGSALFQSLYEAPPAMTLMLMTSFEYHILFTLPLFVLSVPFRFLLPVAITSFLISLGICVAAAFQAELPRNKRAFWSKPLIALLYFLQPFARGWARYKGRLTYRPTPSGAHEKLDSMALKDSGEALDEIQYWADTWVDRIEFINDILNRLDAEGWQSKPDGGWNEYDIEIFGSRWSTVQFTTVAELYSQGKQLYRCRLKTEWSLPAKVTFWGTLAFELLIIGFVGKEIAWIWLLLLTMPALAWFLNQEQRNLQSLMVVFMNEVARKRGMIKITHPSEGKKSGEDTVPPKKTEPVKKT, from the coding sequence ATGCCTCTTCCCATCACTTCACAGCCGCGTGTGCGCGTGGACGGCAAGTTTTTCCGCCTGGGCGATCAGAAATTTTATCTGAAAGGCGTGACCTATGGTCCGTTCGCGCCGGACGCCCAGGGCGAGACCTTTGCCAGTCCCGAACAAACCCGCCGTGATTTTGCGTTACTGCGCGATTTAGGCGCCAACGTCGTGCGCGTGTATCATGTGCCGCAGCGGTGGTTGCTCGATCTGGCCTTGGAATACGGCCTGCGTCTGCTGATTGATATTCCATGGAACAAGCACGTTTGTTTTCTGGATTCCACCAACGAGAAGAAAGCCGCCCGCTTGGCGGTGCAAGAAGCCGCCCGCATGGGAGCCGGTCACCCGGCGGTGTTTGCGTATAGCGTGGTGAATGAAATTCCACCGGACATCGTTCGCTGGAGTGGCGCGCGGCGGATTGCCGAATTCATTGATGACTTGGTTGAAGAGGTGAAAGACATTGATCCGGAATGCCTGTGTACCTTCACGAATTATCCACCCACGGAATATCTGCGCCCGCAGAATCTGGATTTCTTTTGCTTTAACGTCTATCTGCATCATCGGCGGCCATTTGAAAACTACTTGGCCCGCCTGCAAATGATCGCCGATTCCAAACCGATCATCCTTGGGGAATTTGGGGTGGATTCCATCCGCGAGGGAGAAGAGCGCAAATGCGAATTGCTGGGTTGGCAAATTGAGGACGCGTTTCGTGGTGGGTTGGCCGGAACGGTGGTTTTCAGCTTTACGGATGACTGGTGGCGGGCAGGGCAGCGGGTGAGCGATTGGGCCATGGGGATCACCACGCGTGACCGGCTACCCAAGGCATCCTTTGAGACGGTCAAGCAGGCCTTTGCGATCGCACCGCATTTCCCGTTGATCCAGTGTCCCAAAGTTTCGGTGGTGGTGGCCAGCTACAATGGCGGACGCACTTTGAAAGCGTGTCTGGATTCGCTGGGTAAATTGAATTATCCCAATTACGAGGTTATCCTGGTGGATGACGGCAGTACGGATGCCACGCCGCAAATCGCCTCGCTTTATCACAACATTCGTTACATCCGGCATGAAAACCGGGGACTTTCGGTGGCGCGCAATACCGGCATCGCGCTTGCCGAGGGCGAGATTGTCGCCTTTACTGATTCCGACTGCCGGGCGGATGAGGATTGGCTGTATTATCTGGTTGGGGATTTGACCAGCAGCAAATTCACCGGCATTGGCGGGCATAATTTCCTGCCGCCGGAAGATTCGTTGATCGCCGCCGCCGTGATGGCCTCGCCGGGCGGTCCGGCGCATGTGATGTTGAATGACCGTCTGGCCGAACACATTCCCGGTTGTAACATGGCCTTCTACAAATGGGCGCTGGATGAAATCGGTGGATTTGACCCCATTTACCGGAAAGCAGGTGACGATGTGGATGTGTGCTGGCGTCTGCAACAGCGCGGCTATCGCATCGGTTTTACGCCGGCGGGGTTTGTCTGGCACTACCGTCGCTCCACCGTCAACGCCTATCTGAAACAACAGGGAGGTTATGGTGAAGCGGAGGCGCTGTTGGTGCGCAAGCACCCCGAGTATTTCAGTTCGCTAGGTGGCAGCATTTGGGCCGGGCGCATTTATACGGCGGCCAAGCTGGGGGTGGCAACCCGCAAAAACATCATTTATCACGGTGTTTTTGGCAGCGCGCTGTTTCAGTCCCTGTACGAAGCTCCTCCCGCCATGACGCTGATGCTCATGACCAGTTTCGAGTATCACATTCTGTTCACGCTGCCGCTGTTTGTGTTGTCGGTGCCATTCCGGTTCCTGTTGCCGGTGGCCATCACCAGTTTTCTGATCTCTCTGGGCATTTGTGTGGCTGCGGCGTTCCAGGCAGAATTACCTCGTAATAAGCGGGCGTTCTGGTCCAAGCCATTGATTGCGCTGCTCTATTTTCTCCAACCGTTCGCGCGTGGTTGGGCGCGTTACAAAGGCCGACTTACGTATCGTCCCACGCCCTCCGGTGCGCATGAAAAGCTCGATTCCATGGCGCTCAAAGACAGTGGCGAAGCCCTGGACGAAATCCAATACTGGGCGGATACTTGGGTGGATCGCATTGAATTTATCAACGACATCCTGAACCGGTTGGATGCCGAAGGCTGGCAAAGCAAGCCGGATGGTGGTTGGAACGAATACGATATCGAAATTTTTGGCAGCCGTTGGAGCACCGTGCAGTTTACCACTGTGGCGGAGCTGTATTCCCAGGGCAAACAACTCTACCGCTGCCGGCTTAAGACGGAATGGTCGTTGCCCGCCAAGGTCACCTTCTGGGGCACGCTGGCATTTGAATTATTGATCATCGGTTTTGTGGGGAAGGAAATCGCGTGGATCTGGCTGTTGTTGCTGACCATGCCCGCCTTGGCGTGGTTCCTGAATCAGGAACAGCGCAACTTGCAGAGCTTGATGGTTGTTTTCATGAACGAAGTCGCGCGTAAACGCGGTATGATTAAAATTACCCACCCTTCGGAAGGTAAAAAATCGGGTGAAGACACGGTACCTCCCAAAAAGACTGAGCCAGTGAAAAAAACATGA
- a CDS encoding TolC family protein: MRKLINSLLVMLVWTLPVAAQSNPQTVRSIAMQECIEMALKHNFDLKIERFNPKIALDAVQSAEGLYDPTLSVASGRNYANSVVTGQKNYTDSLSASLSGQGPYGLQYALPLNFTSGGFGHGLDTQGYTGSGGLSVVQPILKGALIDGPRYSLLVSRKTLKMSEYALRFQLQTVITSVRVAYYDLVFARESVKVQEKALELAERLQADNKAKVKAGTLPPLDEKQAESQVATTRADLLAAKQALTSQENLLKNLIVDDLTTWHKLTLTPAEQLVAAPASFDVSESWKTGLATRPDLAQMRIDLERYDLDIQFYKNQTLPDLSFVGRYGLAASGRHESSIETGLREGDHPYYYYGMQLNIPLFNRKAKSDYRKSKDQRAQAELRVQQAEQVVLVTIDNAISLARSSFDSVAATRQAREYAELALEAEQKKLENGKSTSFFVLQFQRDLTRARSEEIRALADYNKALARVAQAEGTAMEKAGVNIQVK; encoded by the coding sequence ATGCGGAAATTGATAAATAGTTTATTGGTGATGCTGGTTTGGACGCTGCCGGTGGCGGCGCAGTCCAACCCGCAAACGGTGCGCTCTATTGCGATGCAGGAATGCATTGAAATGGCGTTAAAACACAACTTCGATCTCAAAATCGAACGATTCAACCCGAAGATTGCGCTGGACGCCGTCCAAAGCGCCGAAGGACTTTACGATCCGACTCTTTCAGTGGCGTCCGGACGCAATTACGCGAATTCAGTTGTCACTGGCCAAAAAAACTATACGGATTCATTAAGTGCCAGTCTCAGCGGGCAGGGGCCTTATGGTCTTCAGTATGCATTGCCGCTCAATTTCACCAGCGGTGGGTTTGGACATGGACTTGACACGCAGGGTTATACCGGGAGTGGCGGCCTTAGCGTGGTCCAACCAATTCTCAAAGGCGCCCTGATTGATGGGCCGCGGTACAGTCTGCTGGTTTCCCGTAAGACTCTGAAAATGTCCGAGTATGCGCTGCGTTTCCAATTACAAACCGTTATTACTAGCGTGCGGGTGGCATATTACGATCTGGTGTTCGCCCGTGAGTCGGTAAAGGTGCAGGAAAAAGCCTTGGAACTTGCCGAGCGGTTGCAGGCGGACAACAAAGCCAAGGTTAAAGCAGGAACATTGCCGCCATTGGATGAGAAGCAGGCCGAATCCCAGGTGGCGACCACCCGGGCGGACTTGCTGGCCGCCAAACAGGCGTTGACGAGCCAGGAAAACCTTCTGAAAAACCTCATTGTGGATGATTTGACCACGTGGCACAAATTGACCCTGACGCCAGCGGAGCAATTAGTCGCCGCTCCGGCTTCGTTTGATGTCAGTGAAAGCTGGAAAACCGGGCTGGCTACGCGTCCCGACCTGGCGCAAATGCGGATTGATCTGGAACGCTATGACCTGGATATTCAATTCTATAAAAATCAAACCCTTCCCGATTTGAGTTTTGTCGGAAGATATGGACTGGCCGCCAGCGGACGACATGAAAGCAGCATTGAAACGGGGCTGCGCGAGGGCGACCACCCTTATTATTATTACGGGATGCAACTGAATATTCCCTTGTTCAATCGCAAAGCAAAATCGGACTATCGCAAGAGCAAGGATCAACGGGCGCAAGCGGAATTGCGCGTGCAGCAGGCGGAGCAGGTTGTGCTGGTGACCATTGATAATGCCATTAGCCTGGCGCGCAGCAGTTTTGATTCGGTTGCCGCCACGCGTCAGGCGCGCGAATACGCCGAGCTGGCCTTGGAAGCAGAACAGAAAAAGCTGGAAAATGGCAAGAGCACCAGTTTCTTCGTGCTGCAATTCCAACGGGATCTCACGCGCGCCCGTTCCGAAGAGATCCGGGCGCTGGCTGATTATAACAAGGCCTTGGCGCGCGTCGCCCAAGCGGAGGGCACGGCGATGGAAAAAGCGGGCGTTAACATCCAGGTGAAATAG
- a CDS encoding sigma 54-interacting transcriptional regulator, translating to MKAVDLNLAELVDFAHGRVALHGRRLILHDLHALALFRRDLMEMLGEEQAQRILTRKGYFWGQTDAAAMQRMFQWDSTAEWLKAAVMLLRIHGLAEAEMNIRHLDEAQARVEIDILWRNASEVEQHLSVIGKAPYPICWALVGYASGYASFCLGKPVYFVEMQCQATGVPCCKSVGKDLESWGREIEPYLAFFQAADLQKTVRELAEQVTQQQEELAQRRQQMEEKNETRVNLAVEARSPAFQKTIELAGRVAKFDTTVLVTGETGCGKEVLARYIHQNSTRASRPMLAVNCSALPETLLESELFGYRAGAFTGAVRNHAGLFEEASGGTLLLDEIGDITPAMQAKLLRVLQEREIKRVGESQSRPVDVRVVSATNQNLEKLVKEGRFREDLFYRLHVVHIRIPPLRERHDDILPLTRYFMKRCAERLKLPDLRLAPACVDRLLQHPWPGNVRELENAIEHAAVMCNGRMITPDLLPIAEVRVVAEGAAASPYRSLAEMELEHIRQVLELTGGNRGEAARILKIGEATLYRKLRQMESPTG from the coding sequence ATGAAAGCCGTTGATCTTAACCTTGCCGAATTGGTGGATTTTGCCCATGGCCGCGTGGCCCTTCATGGGCGGCGGTTGATTTTGCATGACCTCCATGCCTTGGCGTTGTTTCGCCGGGATTTGATGGAGATGTTGGGCGAAGAACAGGCGCAACGGATTCTAACCCGAAAAGGTTATTTTTGGGGGCAGACCGATGCCGCCGCCATGCAGCGGATGTTTCAGTGGGATAGCACGGCGGAATGGTTGAAAGCGGCAGTAATGTTATTGCGGATCCATGGGCTGGCCGAGGCCGAGATGAACATTCGACATCTGGATGAGGCGCAGGCGCGGGTTGAGATTGATATTCTGTGGCGCAATGCCTCGGAAGTGGAGCAGCACCTGTCGGTGATCGGCAAGGCCCCTTATCCGATTTGTTGGGCACTCGTGGGGTATGCCAGCGGGTACGCTTCATTTTGCCTCGGCAAGCCTGTGTATTTCGTGGAGATGCAGTGTCAGGCCACCGGCGTGCCCTGCTGCAAATCCGTGGGCAAGGACTTGGAATCCTGGGGACGGGAGATCGAGCCGTACCTGGCGTTTTTCCAGGCGGCGGACTTGCAGAAAACGGTGCGTGAACTGGCGGAGCAGGTGACCCAACAGCAGGAGGAGTTGGCCCAGCGCCGCCAGCAGATGGAGGAAAAAAACGAAACCCGTGTCAACCTGGCGGTGGAGGCGCGGAGTCCGGCCTTTCAAAAAACCATCGAACTCGCGGGGCGGGTGGCCAAGTTTGATACCACGGTGCTCGTCACCGGCGAAACCGGTTGCGGCAAGGAGGTGCTGGCGCGGTATATTCATCAGAATTCCACGCGCGCCAGCCGGCCTATGCTGGCCGTCAATTGTTCCGCCTTGCCGGAAACGCTGTTGGAAAGCGAATTGTTTGGTTACCGGGCCGGCGCCTTTACCGGCGCGGTGCGCAATCACGCTGGTTTATTTGAAGAAGCCAGTGGGGGTACGCTATTGCTGGATGAGATTGGCGACATTACTCCGGCGATGCAGGCCAAATTGTTACGGGTGTTGCAGGAGCGGGAAATCAAGCGGGTGGGCGAATCCCAAAGCCGGCCTGTGGATGTGCGGGTGGTTTCGGCCACCAATCAGAACCTCGAAAAATTGGTCAAGGAAGGCCGGTTTCGCGAGGATTTGTTCTATCGGTTGCACGTGGTGCATATCCGCATCCCGCCGTTGCGCGAGCGGCACGATGATATTCTGCCCCTGACCCGGTATTTCATGAAACGCTGTGCCGAACGTCTCAAGCTGCCTGATTTGCGCCTGGCACCGGCCTGCGTGGACAGGTTGCTCCAGCATCCCTGGCCGGGTAACGTCCGGGAATTGGAGAATGCGATTGAACATGCCGCCGTCATGTGTAATGGGCGGATGATTACCCCCGATCTTTTACCCATTGCGGAGGTTCGGGTTGTGGCGGAGGGGGCTGCGGCCTCGCCGTATCGCAGTTTGGCGGAAATGGAATTGGAGCACATCCGCCAGGTGCTGGAACTGACCGGTGGCAATCGCGGCGAAGCCGCCCGGATTCTTAAAATCGGCGAGGCCACCCTGTATCGGAAGCTCAGACAGATGGAATCACCCACCGGTTGA
- a CDS encoding ATP-binding protein, translated as MNNASFIGRKNPLAILQQQYQRSSGALAVIYGRRRVGKTELIRQFIHGKPAIFFTGKEAPRQILIDDFLEQAGLFYGHTLASPGEVSSWKAALGLAVAGARKGARLVLVFDEIQWAASEKASPELISTLQELWDHQWQRDGRIMLILCSSFIGYSERLLGSKSPLFGRTTAQIQLQPLSPAEAAQFHPGYSLTHQAQAYFITGGVPLYHRYFESGKSIEQNLIAHFLTPSSPLFREGDFLLREEFKELPSYFAILTVLAGYRQRHKAVLEQTGLSDLQYYLHRLSELNYVRRVWPLASRSPRTEVYFEIQDPFLRFWFRFLFKRLSAIDQFGPEAAFERLIKPQLDAFFGECFEGFCRDRMAGVYIQQEKLTCPFKVGEYWKTGKVQIDVVGQRDDGWTDLGECKWGRVRSLPDALGELEAKVALYPLAAGQSVGRRLFLHHPPKTRLPGPVKVHSLADLYQLG; from the coding sequence ATGAATAACGCCAGTTTCATTGGCCGTAAAAACCCGCTCGCCATCCTGCAACAGCAGTATCAGCGATCATCCGGCGCGCTGGCGGTCATTTATGGCCGCCGCCGTGTGGGCAAGACCGAACTCATTCGGCAGTTTATCCATGGCAAGCCGGCCATCTTTTTCACTGGCAAAGAGGCCCCGAGGCAAATTTTGATTGACGATTTTCTGGAGCAGGCCGGGCTGTTTTATGGTCACACGCTGGCGAGTCCGGGCGAGGTATCCAGTTGGAAAGCCGCGCTGGGGCTGGCGGTGGCGGGTGCGCGCAAGGGGGCGCGGCTGGTGTTGGTGTTTGATGAGATTCAGTGGGCCGCCAGTGAAAAGGCCTCCCCCGAGTTGATCAGCACCCTGCAGGAGCTGTGGGATCATCAGTGGCAGCGGGACGGGCGCATCATGCTGATTCTGTGCAGTTCATTCATTGGCTATAGCGAACGCCTGTTGGGCAGTAAGAGCCCGCTGTTTGGCCGCACCACCGCGCAGATTCAACTGCAGCCACTCAGCCCGGCCGAGGCGGCCCAGTTTCATCCGGGGTACTCCCTGACCCATCAAGCCCAAGCCTACTTCATCACCGGGGGGGTACCGTTGTATCACCGGTACTTTGAGTCCGGGAAATCCATTGAGCAGAATTTGATCGCTCATTTTTTGACCCCGTCCAGTCCGTTGTTCCGGGAAGGCGACTTTCTGTTGCGCGAGGAATTCAAGGAGTTGCCGAGTTATTTTGCCATCCTGACGGTACTGGCCGGGTATCGCCAGCGCCACAAGGCGGTACTGGAGCAGACCGGGCTTTCTGATCTTCAGTATTATTTGCACCGGCTGTCCGAGTTGAACTATGTGCGGCGGGTCTGGCCGCTGGCGTCCCGCAGTCCGCGGACCGAGGTGTATTTTGAAATTCAAGACCCGTTCCTGCGGTTTTGGTTTCGCTTCCTGTTCAAGCGACTCTCCGCCATTGACCAGTTCGGCCCCGAGGCCGCCTTCGAGCGTCTGATCAAGCCGCAACTCGACGCGTTTTTTGGTGAGTGTTTTGAGGGGTTTTGCCGTGACCGCATGGCCGGGGTGTATATTCAACAGGAGAAGTTAACCTGCCCGTTCAAGGTGGGGGAGTACTGGAAAACCGGGAAAGTGCAAATTGATGTCGTGGGGCAGCGTGACGATGGCTGGACGGATCTTGGCGAGTGCAAGTGGGGGCGGGTGCGCAGCCTGCCGGACGCCCTTGGCGAGTTGGAGGCCAAAGTGGCACTCTACCCGTTGGCGGCGGGACAATCCGTGGGCCGGCGCCTGTTTCTGCATCATCCACCCAAAACCCGCCTGCCCGGCCCGGTGAAGGTGCATTCGTTGGCGGACTTGTACCAATTGGGCTAA
- a CDS encoding PfkB family carbohydrate kinase, whose amino-acid sequence MSVLIVGSTALDSIKTPKAENPRLLGGSASHAAVAASFFAPVRLVGVVGDDFPQKYIQLYQRHGIDMAGLQIKPGKTFHWSGEYEVNMNNRRTLTTELGVFETFSPELPPSYQNTPYVLLANIAPALQSHVLDQMRRPKFVVADTMDLWLNIALADLLKLLKRVDCFVLNESEAEHLTKEDNVFAAFRKLHQLGPRYVIIKKGSHGAILSGPHGFFISPAYPLKKVVDPTGAGDSFVGGLMGYLAAAKGGLEANLRRAIIHGTVVASFCCEGFGVAKTAAVTRQDIAQRVRELEKMMRF is encoded by the coding sequence ATGAGCGTATTGATCGTTGGTTCCACGGCGTTGGATTCCATTAAGACTCCCAAGGCGGAAAATCCGCGCTTGTTGGGCGGGTCGGCCAGTCATGCGGCGGTGGCCGCCAGTTTTTTCGCGCCCGTCAGGCTGGTCGGCGTCGTGGGTGATGATTTCCCCCAAAAATATATCCAGTTGTATCAGCGCCACGGCATTGACATGGCGGGTTTGCAAATCAAGCCGGGGAAAACCTTCCACTGGTCCGGGGAGTACGAGGTCAACATGAACAACCGTCGCACGCTGACGACGGAGTTGGGCGTGTTTGAAACGTTCAGCCCGGAATTGCCTCCGAGCTACCAAAATACCCCGTATGTCCTGCTGGCCAATATCGCGCCGGCGCTCCAGTCGCATGTGCTGGACCAGATGCGGCGTCCCAAGTTTGTCGTCGCCGACACCATGGACCTGTGGTTGAACATTGCGCTTGCGGATTTGTTAAAACTGCTTAAACGCGTGGATTGCTTTGTGCTGAACGAGAGCGAGGCGGAACATCTGACCAAGGAGGATAATGTCTTTGCCGCGTTCCGCAAACTTCACCAGTTGGGTCCCCGCTATGTCATCATCAAAAAGGGCTCGCACGGCGCCATTCTTTCCGGTCCGCACGGTTTCTTTATCTCGCCCGCTTATCCCCTCAAGAAAGTCGTGGACCCCACCGGCGCGGGCGATTCCTTTGTGGGTGGCTTGATGGGGTATCTCGCGGCGGCCAAGGGCGGACTGGAGGCCAATCTGCGTCGCGCCATCATTCATGGCACCGTGGTGGCCAGTTTTTGCTGCGAGGGTTTTGGGGTGGCCAAAACCGCCGCCGTCACCCGCCAAGACATTGCGCAGCGCGTGCGGGAATTGGAAAAAATGATGAGGTTTTGA
- a CDS encoding ThuA domain-containing protein, with protein MRPIQFSNRLAGIVVVGFVAVLSLNAQAAVEPFVAQGKAVLVAAPLLYTNAFRAPAWRPGTTRVLLVTGQEYPGHPWRQTAPALAEALEKDARLQVQMVDDPYQLSTLSLDAYQTVVIHFMNWKTNAPDEKARENLRRAVAAGKGLALVHFACGAWQDWPEFGQLAGRAWNPKLRGHDPRGKFKVEIADAQHSIMRGLVDFEADDELYTCLAGDRPIQILAKARSKVDQKEYPMAFVLQYGQGRVFHSVLGHDLKAIAIPEVLELYRRGIVWTAGLAPVATGK; from the coding sequence ATGAGACCCATTCAATTTTCAAATCGCTTGGCGGGAATCGTGGTGGTGGGTTTCGTAGCGGTGCTTTCGTTAAATGCGCAAGCGGCGGTGGAACCGTTTGTTGCTCAAGGGAAGGCTGTTTTGGTAGCCGCTCCGCTACTCTACACCAACGCCTTTCGTGCGCCGGCATGGCGTCCAGGGACAACCCGCGTCCTGTTGGTGACTGGCCAGGAGTATCCCGGACATCCCTGGCGGCAAACCGCGCCCGCGCTGGCGGAGGCGTTGGAAAAAGACGCCCGATTGCAAGTTCAGATGGTGGATGACCCCTATCAACTCAGCACCCTTTCGCTGGATGCCTACCAGACCGTGGTCATCCATTTTATGAACTGGAAAACCAATGCGCCCGACGAAAAGGCGCGGGAAAATCTCCGCCGTGCCGTCGCCGCTGGCAAGGGGTTGGCGTTGGTACACTTCGCCTGCGGCGCGTGGCAGGATTGGCCGGAGTTTGGCCAGCTTGCCGGGCGGGCGTGGAATCCCAAACTGCGCGGGCATGACCCTCGGGGCAAATTCAAAGTGGAAATCGCGGACGCGCAACATTCGATTATGCGCGGACTGGTGGATTTTGAGGCGGACGATGAATTGTACACCTGCTTGGCTGGTGATCGGCCCATCCAGATTTTGGCCAAGGCGCGCTCGAAGGTGGATCAAAAAGAGTACCCGATGGCCTTTGTGTTGCAGTACGGGCAAGGCCGCGTGTTTCACTCCGTTTTGGGGCATGACCTCAAGGCGATTGCGATTCCGGAAGTCCTGGAGTTGTATCGTCGTGGAATCGTCTGGACGGCGGGATTGGCCCCGGTGGCCACTGGGAAATAA